The following are from one region of the Entelurus aequoreus isolate RoL-2023_Sb linkage group LG17, RoL_Eaeq_v1.1, whole genome shotgun sequence genome:
- the LOC133632249 gene encoding gastrula zinc finger protein XlCGF57.1-like, with product MDDYCYAKMATSAKREHERESAPPTSSKSPTKIKTKDEDVQQLIGNSGKLPSQSGGNLILKQEASQPPHIKEEEEELWITQEGECLLGPQEIDLTKLPLTVVSVKTEDDEEKPQTNNLLAPLSDSESEDEVEETLSSDTDCEDDIRTDTDNKNSECSKKKTGKKRLSCSVCAKSFNRKSNLTQHMRKHTGEKPFSCSVCAKSFSLKGNLTKHLRTHTGEKPFNCSVCDKSFTQKGKLTQHMRTHTGEKPFICSVCGTRCTIKSHLTEHMRVHTGEKPFVCSVCGTRCGRKSHLTEHMRTHTGEKTFSCSVCCKSFTLKASLTQHIRIHSGKKTYNCSVCGKYFTLKPHLTQHMRTHTGEKPFSCLVCHKSFTQKGSLTQHIRTHTGEKPFICSVCGASFSFKAHLTQHVTTHTGEKILCCTVCDKRCTKKSHLIEHMRTHTGEKPFNCSACGKSFTQKSNLTQHMRVHTEQKALIC from the coding sequence acgtccagcagctgattggtaATTCGGGAAAACTTCCCTCTCAATCAGGGGGCAACTTAATTTTGAAGCAAGAGGCTTCACAGcctccccacattaaagaggaagaggaggaactctggatcactcaggagggagagtgtcttctaggaccacAGGAAAttgatctcaccaagttgccactgactgttgtctctgtgaagactgaagatgatgaagagaaaccacaaacaaacaacctcttagctccactatcagatagtgagagTGAAGACGAGGTGGAAgaaactttgagcagcgatacagactgtgaagatgATATAAGGACTGACACAGACAACAAAAACTCTGAATGCTCTAAAAAGAAGACAGGCAAAAAacgtttgagctgctcagtttgtgctaaaagttttaatCGAAAGagtaatttgactcaacacatgagaaagcacacaggagaaaaaccctttagTTGTTCGGTATGCGCCAAAAGCTTCTCATTGAAGGGCAATTTGACTAAACACttgagaacacacacgggagaaaaaccatttaattgttcagtttgtgataAAAGCTTTACTCAAAAAGGCAAATTGacacaacacatgagaacacacactggagaaaaaccatttatctgttcagtttgtggcacaaGATGTACTATAAAGAgccatttgactgaacacatgagagttcacacaggagaaaaaccgtttgtctgttcagtttgtggcacaaGATGCGGTAGGAAAAgccatttgactgaacacatgagaacacacacgggggaaaaaacatttagttgttcagtgtgctgtaaaagctTTACTCTCAAGGccagtttgactcaacacattagAATACactcaggaaaaaaaacatacaattgttcagtttgcggtaaatACTTTACCCTAAAGccccatttgactcaacacatgagaactcaCACAGGAGAAAAGCCCTTCAGCTGTTTAGTTTGTCATAAAAGCTTTACTCAAAAGGgcagtttgactcaacacattcgaacacacacaggagaaaaaccattcatttgttcagtttgtggcgcaAGCTTTTCTTTCAAGGCTCATTTGACTCAACACGTGaccacacacacaggagaaaaaatatTATGTTGTACAGTGTGTGACAAAAGATGCACTAAAAAGAGCCATTTaattgaacacatgagaacacacacaggagaaaaaccattcaatTGTTCAGCGTGTGGTAAAAgctttacacaaaaaagtaatttgactcaacacatgagagtGCACACAGAACAAAAAGCATTGATCTGTTAA